The proteins below come from a single Tissierella sp. MB52-C2 genomic window:
- a CDS encoding MBL fold metallo-hydrolase, which yields MTIKFCSLSSGSSGNCQYIETSSTRLLVDGGFSGKRIEGLLSSIGVEPNTLDGILVTHEHIDHIRGVGVLSRRYDLPIYANINTWMGMEKSIGKIKENNIKTFVTEKFLDIKDITILPINIFHDALEPVGYIFYYKKTKISIITDTGWVNDNMKNHIKGSDLYLMESNHDVNMLKNGAYPWPLKQRILSENGHLSNDYAGSVLGEVISGNKETILLGHLSKDNNTPDLAHRTVKEILVNKGIDVDSEVTLDLTYRDKITKVYKL from the coding sequence ATGACGATTAAGTTTTGTTCCTTATCCAGTGGAAGTTCAGGGAACTGTCAATATATTGAAACTAGCAGTACAAGATTATTAGTAGATGGAGGTTTTTCAGGTAAACGAATAGAGGGATTATTATCCTCCATAGGAGTAGAACCTAATACATTAGATGGGATATTAGTAACCCATGAACATATTGATCACATAAGGGGAGTAGGAGTTCTTTCAAGAAGGTATGATTTGCCCATATATGCCAATATTAATACTTGGATGGGAATGGAAAAATCCATTGGTAAAATAAAGGAGAATAATATAAAAACATTTGTAACTGAAAAATTTCTAGATATAAAAGATATAACCATACTTCCTATTAATATATTCCATGATGCCTTAGAGCCAGTTGGTTACATATTTTACTACAAAAAAACTAAGATCAGTATTATAACCGATACAGGTTGGGTAAATGATAATATGAAGAATCATATAAAGGGTTCTGATTTATATTTAATGGAGTCAAACCATGATGTAAATATGTTAAAGAATGGAGCTTATCCTTGGCCATTGAAACAAAGAATACTTAGTGAGAATGGACATCTATCTAATGATTATGCTGGAAGTGTTTTAGGAGAAGTTATATCAGGTAATAAAGAAACCATCTTATTAGGGCATTTAAGTAAAGATAATAATACACCAGACTTAGCCCATAGGACTGTAAAGGAAATATTAGTAAATAAAGGGATAGATGTAGATAGTGAAGTTACATTAGATTTAACATATAGGGATAAGATAACTAAAGTATATAAATTATAA
- the surE gene encoding 5'/3'-nucleotidase SurE — protein MRILLANDDGIMAEGIYTLAKELEKDHEIIIVAPDVQRSAQSHAITLGQDLIVKEVELEGLKSKSYSVSGTPADCVRVGLEVLAERQIDLVLSGINFGFNSGMDILYSGTVSAAIEGNIYKIPSIAISAEVKEGNARFDIAAKYTRQILESSMDKLVKSNIVLNINVPYRDEEDILGIKICKIGGPIYDDYFMEHSETGEKVLKLKGRKDMEAEEATDRFYLNEGYVTVTPLYYNLTNFRLLEEVKTWI, from the coding sequence GTGAGAATATTATTAGCAAATGATGATGGAATAATGGCAGAAGGTATATATACATTAGCAAAGGAATTAGAAAAAGACCATGAGATAATCATAGTCGCACCAGATGTACAAAGGTCTGCCCAAAGCCATGCAATTACATTGGGACAAGATTTAATAGTAAAAGAGGTAGAGTTGGAAGGATTGAAGTCTAAGTCTTATAGTGTTTCAGGAACTCCTGCCGATTGTGTTAGAGTTGGTTTAGAAGTTTTAGCAGAAAGACAAATAGACTTAGTCTTATCAGGAATAAACTTTGGATTTAACTCAGGTATGGATATACTTTATTCAGGAACAGTTTCCGCAGCAATAGAAGGAAATATATATAAAATACCTTCTATAGCCATATCAGCAGAAGTAAAAGAAGGTAATGCAAGATTTGATATTGCAGCTAAATATACAAGACAAATTTTAGAAAGCTCCATGGATAAATTAGTGAAATCAAATATCGTATTAAATATAAATGTTCCCTATAGAGATGAAGAGGATATATTAGGCATAAAGATTTGTAAAATAGGTGGTCCTATTTATGATGATTATTTTATGGAGCACAGTGAAACTGGAGAAAAGGTATTGAAGTTAAAAGGTAGGAAGGACATGGAAGCTGAAGAGGCTACAGATAGGTTTTATCTAAATGAAGGATATGTAACAGTAACGCCACTTTATTATAATCTAACTAACTTTAGATTATTAGAAGAGGTAAAAACTTGGATATAA
- a CDS encoding two-component system regulatory protein YycI, with product MDWSKAKTILIVAFIVTNMLLGFVLLSSERQTETTIKEGFIEDVTQILKDKNIFLDTEISKEIPSLNTLIVEYEFVDSSKINNTFFQGQGIIESDEQSLTEIVHKDEKILITNKKTLVYENKSNTENYKDLDEEKAKNIALEFLQERRYNISDMELSYILLKDDSYYLEFSKSYKDRYLEKSYTNIEVNKTGVKKLERIWLNVLEERDTLIYIGTAPKSILSLLSMKEVYGKTIKDISLCYYFEPTDHNDYVKDLKEAKKGKTMPAWRVLFNDGYKVIIDNYNN from the coding sequence GTGGACTGGTCAAAGGCAAAAACCATCTTAATAGTTGCATTTATAGTAACTAATATGTTATTAGGCTTTGTTTTGCTTTCAAGTGAAAGGCAAACAGAAACGACGATAAAGGAAGGATTTATAGAGGATGTAACCCAAATTTTAAAAGATAAGAATATCTTTTTAGACACAGAAATATCTAAAGAAATTCCTAGTCTAAATACTTTAATAGTAGAATACGAATTTGTAGATTCTTCTAAAATAAATAATACATTTTTTCAAGGTCAAGGAATTATTGAATCAGATGAACAGAGTTTAACTGAAATTGTCCATAAAGATGAGAAAATATTAATTACAAATAAAAAGACTTTGGTCTACGAGAATAAAAGTAATACAGAAAATTATAAAGACTTAGATGAAGAAAAGGCCAAAAATATTGCATTAGAATTTTTGCAAGAGAGAAGATATAATATTTCAGATATGGAATTATCCTATATATTATTAAAGGATGATAGCTATTATTTAGAATTTTCCAAATCATACAAAGATAGATATTTAGAGAAATCTTATACTAATATAGAGGTAAATAAGACTGGAGTTAAGAAGTTGGAAAGGATATGGCTAAATGTATTGGAGGAAAGAGATACCCTTATATATATTGGCACAGCACCAAAATCTATTCTAAGCCTTTTAAGTATGAAGGAAGTATATGGGAAAACCATAAAGGATATATCCTTATGCTATTACTTTGAACCAACAGATCATAATGATTATGTAAAGGATCTTAAGGAGGCAAAGAAGGGAAAAACTATGCCTGCTTGGAGAGTTTTATTTAACGATGGATATAAAGTAATAATAGATAATTATAATAACTAA
- the yycF gene encoding response regulator YycF — MYNKILVIDDEKAIADIIKFNLEKEGHSVETAYDGEEGMNMIHELMPDLVILDVMMPKKDGFQVLKEIRIEYRFPVIMLTAKEEEVDKVLGLELGADDYITKPFSMRELIARVKANLRRVDFSKTSTTKSSNSMITSDDLTIDLNKYEVKKGGNIVDLTLREYELLKFLASSSNQVFSREQLLEEVWGYEYYGDIRTVDVTIRRLREKIEDNSGDFRYILTKRGVGYYFRGA; from the coding sequence ATGTATAATAAGATATTGGTAATAGACGATGAAAAGGCCATTGCAGATATAATAAAGTTTAATCTTGAAAAGGAAGGCCATAGTGTAGAAACAGCCTATGATGGGGAAGAAGGCATGAATATGATCCATGAATTAATGCCAGACTTAGTAATATTAGATGTTATGATGCCTAAAAAAGATGGCTTCCAAGTCCTTAAGGAAATTAGAATAGAATATAGATTTCCAGTAATTATGCTTACGGCAAAGGAAGAAGAAGTAGATAAGGTCTTAGGTTTAGAACTTGGTGCAGATGATTATATAACAAAACCATTTAGTATGAGAGAGCTAATAGCTAGGGTGAAGGCAAACCTGAGGAGAGTTGATTTTTCTAAGACCTCTACAACGAAGAGCTCAAATTCTATGATTACTTCTGATGATTTAACTATAGATTTAAACAAATATGAAGTTAAAAAGGGCGGGAATATAGTAGATTTGACTTTAAGAGAATATGAATTGCTTAAATTCTTGGCTTCTAGTTCTAATCAAGTTTTCTCTAGGGAGCAACTACTAGAAGAAGTATGGGGATATGAATATTATGGAGATATAAGAACTGTAGATGTAACCATAAGAAGATTAAGAGAAAAGATAGAAGACAATAGTGGAGATTTTAGATATATTTTAACTAAAAGAGGAGTAGGCTATTATTTCAGGGGGGCTTAG
- a CDS encoding CPBP family intramembrane glutamic endopeptidase has translation MFALPLILNLNLNSENIFLSLMLSAQFGPFFSTFITAFIFDCKEGVKDLLRRATNIKLPWYVYVLTITVPATCMFSGVFLGASIIKTTPALLVLVPTTVVTTITSPLGEEFGWRGITLPIMQKKLSPIMASLLLGIVWAGWHYWLFLVPGQFQNNLPFILFSWLYWR, from the coding sequence TTGTTTGCATTACCACTAATATTAAACCTTAACTTAAACTCTGAAAATATTTTCCTATCACTAATGCTATCAGCTCAATTTGGACCCTTTTTCAGCACTTTTATTACAGCATTTATATTCGATTGCAAGGAGGGTGTTAAGGATTTATTAAGAAGGGCTACAAACATAAAATTACCTTGGTATGTTTATGTACTAACTATTACTGTCCCAGCAACATGCATGTTCTCAGGAGTTTTTCTTGGCGCGAGCATTATAAAAACAACTCCGGCATTATTGGTTTTAGTTCCCACCACAGTCGTTACTACTATAACATCACCTCTAGGTGAGGAATTCGGTTGGAGAGGCATTACTTTGCCTATTATGCAAAAGAAGCTATCTCCTATAATGGCCTCATTATTATTAGGTATAGTATGGGCTGGCTGGCATTACTGGCTATTCCTAGTACCAGGACAATTCCAAAACAATCTGCCATTTATCCTTTTTAGCTGGCTGTATTGGAGATAG
- a CDS encoding ATP-binding protein codes for MFASIKWKFIVVYFLLIFIAMIIVGIFIIGRLESQQILNITNSMEQHIETIIRTSSYLAEDDWLNVGEQIQETLNEWKIDSNETLYVIYNDEIPTIIASSSKQYEKLIGQNALSYKFIDPTLVLKAYDGEKSSNDLKEKNEDTSLNHIAYPVLNEVGKVKGVIYMTSNLQNVYVTVNESKKILTSATMIALGVTILLGYLIASSITEPIRDVTNKAEEMALGNFDQFVDVKSDDEIGQLASMFNHLTLKLKNTIRAMDLERSKLDTIFNYMAEGVLAVDTNGNIIHGNPIAMEILKLADKQTDNMEIKPHMNNLLKLIDFEDINYEQISTLEGYKTLDIDSHIYKVKYAPFRNEGNNIAGLIFVFQDMTNEHKLDNMRKEFVANVSHELKTPITTIKSYTETLMDDGIDKETEKMFLTVIDNECDRMARLVKDLLQLSNLDYKKTVWKKEEVSINRLLEDILLKLEFAFKNKGHKLEVNIEESLPSIVIDKDGIEQVILNIISNAIKYTEDRGTIQVSLAGENNFINIEVKDNGIGIPEEDQKRIFERFYRVEKGRSRELGGTGLGLSIAKQIMEVYQGEIILNSKFGEGTTVTIKIPYEKV; via the coding sequence ATGTTTGCCAGTATAAAGTGGAAATTTATTGTAGTTTATTTTTTATTAATATTTATTGCAATGATAATAGTAGGTATATTTATTATTGGAAGATTAGAATCCCAACAGATATTAAATATTACTAACTCTATGGAGCAACACATAGAAACCATAATTAGAACCTCTTCATATTTAGCAGAGGATGATTGGCTAAATGTGGGGGAACAAATACAAGAAACTTTAAATGAGTGGAAGATAGATAGCAATGAGACTTTATACGTAATATATAATGATGAAATCCCAACTATAATAGCCTCATCATCGAAGCAATATGAAAAGCTAATAGGACAAAATGCCTTATCATATAAATTCATAGATCCTACATTAGTGTTAAAGGCTTATGATGGAGAAAAGTCTAGCAACGATCTAAAGGAAAAAAATGAAGATACTTCATTAAACCATATAGCGTATCCTGTTTTAAATGAAGTAGGAAAGGTCAAAGGAGTAATATATATGACCTCAAATCTTCAAAATGTATATGTAACAGTAAATGAATCTAAGAAAATATTAACAAGTGCTACAATGATAGCCCTTGGAGTTACCATACTTTTAGGATATCTAATAGCATCAAGTATTACAGAGCCTATTCGTGATGTAACCAACAAAGCAGAAGAAATGGCTTTAGGAAATTTTGACCAATTTGTTGATGTGAAATCTGATGACGAGATTGGTCAACTTGCCAGTATGTTTAATCATTTGACCTTAAAGCTAAAGAATACAATACGAGCAATGGATTTAGAAAGATCTAAGCTAGATACTATATTTAATTATATGGCAGAAGGAGTTTTGGCAGTAGATACAAATGGAAATATAATCCATGGAAATCCTATTGCCATGGAAATATTGAAGTTAGCTGATAAGCAAACTGATAATATGGAAATTAAACCTCATATGAATAATCTATTGAAACTCATAGATTTTGAAGATATTAATTATGAACAAATATCTACTTTAGAGGGATATAAGACATTGGATATTGATTCCCATATATACAAAGTAAAATATGCACCTTTTAGAAATGAAGGAAATAATATAGCTGGACTTATATTTGTGTTTCAGGATATGACAAACGAGCATAAACTAGATAATATGAGAAAGGAATTTGTAGCAAACGTATCTCACGAGTTAAAAACGCCTATAACTACGATTAAGAGCTATACAGAGACTTTAATGGATGATGGAATAGATAAGGAAACAGAAAAAATGTTTTTAACGGTTATAGATAATGAATGTGATAGAATGGCAAGGCTTGTTAAAGATTTACTACAGCTTTCAAACTTAGACTATAAGAAGACAGTGTGGAAAAAAGAGGAAGTGTCTATAAATAGACTTTTAGAAGATATTTTATTAAAATTGGAATTTGCCTTTAAAAATAAAGGTCATAAATTAGAAGTAAATATAGAAGAAAGTTTACCAAGTATTGTAATAGATAAAGATGGTATAGAACAGGTAATACTAAATATAATATCTAATGCCATAAAATACACAGAAGATAGAGGAACTATTCAAGTTTCCTTAGCAGGTGAAAATAATTTTATAAATATAGAAGTGAAGGATAACGGTATAGGCATTCCGGAAGAAGATCAAAAAAGGATATTTGAAAGATTCTATAGAGTTGAAAAAGGAAGAAGCAGAGAGCTAGGTGGTACAGGACTAGGACTATCTATTGCAAAACAAATAATGGAAGTCTATCAAGGTGAAATTATTCTTAATAGTAAGTTTGGAGAAGGCACAACAGTGACAATAAAGATACCTTATGAAAAAGTGTAA
- a CDS encoding calcium-translocating P-type ATPase, SERCA-type has translation MKEWYRQSKEDLLSNLDSDIDSGLTSDEVQLRLEKYGTNDLKEGSKKSFFSKIIAQFSDFLVLILIGAAIISVFVGESQDAIVIIAIVIVNAFLGIYQEGKAEKALDALKKMSSPNAKVIRNGNLEVIPANTLVPGDIVSLDAGDIIPADLRLMESSNLKIEEASLTGESVPVEKNSNSIFDEDISLGDRHNMAYMSTAITYGRGKGIVVGTGHDTEIGKIATMIQSFEEETTPLQKQLNHLGKVLGIATIFICIAVFIIGLFQGRGALEMLMVSISLAVAAIPEGLPAIVTIVLAIGMNKMVKRHAIVKKLLAVETLGSTTVICSDKTGTLTQNEMTVVKAFTDGKIIDVTGGGYEPSGEFQIDGNNIKIEEVGDLQTLLSISALANDASIEKTDDGYKVIGDPTEGALVTLAGKANITRQSINNEFPRIEEIPFDSDRKMMTTFHKNYIPNKVVSFTKGAPDIIINRCNRISIDGSVINFDQSIRDQVLKVNSGFSKDALRVLAFAYKEYDELPNNISPDLNEVDMTFVGLVGMIDPARPEAKDAIAKCKEAGIQTVMITGDYKETAFAIAKELGMADTIDQAMMGEELNKISDEELKEVVKDIKVYARVSPEHKVRIVSALKANGEITAMTGDGVNDALALKRADIGVSMGITGTDVAKNTAELILTDDNFASIVSAVEEGRIIYSNIKKFVFFLLSCNIGEIFLVFASILFNLPVPLLPIQLLWLNLVTDSFPALALGMEKGDPDIMKISPRNPKEPILNKSMLIGIIIQSIAVGGASLLAYKWGLATYPGDIDKARTITFAALIIAELLRAYSSRSQRHTLFKIGFFTNRTLVYGTLFSFILLLVVLYVPFIQPIFNTFSLGIKDWLAILEYAFIPLIVGELSKLIIKK, from the coding sequence TTGAAAGAATGGTACAGACAAAGCAAAGAAGATTTATTGTCTAACTTAGATTCAGATATTGATTCTGGTTTGACATCAGACGAAGTACAACTTAGGCTAGAAAAATACGGCACTAATGATCTGAAGGAGGGAAGTAAGAAAAGTTTCTTTTCCAAAATTATAGCCCAATTTTCAGACTTCCTAGTATTAATCTTAATAGGAGCTGCGATTATTTCAGTTTTCGTTGGAGAATCACAGGATGCCATAGTTATAATAGCCATAGTCATTGTAAATGCTTTTTTAGGTATTTATCAGGAAGGTAAGGCTGAAAAAGCCTTAGATGCATTGAAGAAGATGTCTTCACCAAACGCAAAGGTTATTAGAAATGGAAATCTTGAAGTGATTCCTGCTAATACCTTAGTACCAGGAGATATTGTATCCTTAGATGCAGGGGACATAATTCCTGCAGATTTAAGACTTATGGAAAGTTCTAATTTAAAAATTGAAGAAGCTTCTTTAACTGGTGAATCAGTACCCGTAGAAAAAAATAGTAATTCCATTTTTGATGAAGACATATCTTTAGGTGATAGACATAATATGGCATATATGAGTACTGCCATTACTTATGGTAGAGGAAAAGGTATAGTTGTAGGCACAGGCCATGATACTGAAATTGGAAAAATAGCTACAATGATTCAATCCTTTGAAGAAGAAACAACTCCTCTTCAGAAACAATTAAATCACCTTGGTAAAGTTCTAGGTATTGCCACAATATTTATATGTATAGCAGTATTTATAATTGGTCTTTTTCAAGGTAGAGGTGCTTTAGAGATGTTAATGGTTTCCATCAGTTTAGCTGTAGCAGCTATTCCAGAAGGTTTACCAGCCATTGTAACTATTGTTTTAGCTATTGGTATGAATAAAATGGTCAAGAGACACGCCATTGTCAAAAAACTTTTAGCAGTTGAAACATTAGGTTCTACCACAGTTATTTGTTCCGATAAAACTGGTACATTAACTCAAAATGAAATGACAGTAGTTAAAGCTTTTACCGATGGAAAAATCATAGATGTAACTGGCGGTGGATATGAGCCATCTGGAGAATTCCAGATAGATGGTAATAATATAAAAATTGAAGAAGTAGGTGATTTACAAACACTTCTTTCCATTTCAGCCTTAGCTAATGATGCTAGTATTGAAAAAACAGATGATGGATATAAGGTTATTGGAGATCCTACAGAAGGTGCCCTTGTTACTTTAGCTGGTAAAGCCAATATTACTAGACAAAGTATCAATAATGAGTTCCCTAGAATTGAAGAGATACCCTTTGATTCAGATAGAAAGATGATGACTACATTCCATAAAAACTATATACCTAATAAGGTTGTTTCTTTTACTAAAGGAGCACCTGATATAATAATTAATAGATGTAATAGAATTAGTATAGATGGTTCGGTAATTAATTTTGATCAAAGTATAAGAGATCAAGTATTAAAAGTAAATAGTGGTTTTTCAAAGGATGCATTAAGGGTTTTAGCCTTCGCATATAAGGAATATGACGAATTACCAAATAATATATCTCCAGATTTAAATGAAGTAGATATGACCTTTGTAGGCTTAGTAGGTATGATAGACCCTGCTAGACCAGAGGCTAAAGATGCAATAGCTAAGTGTAAAGAAGCAGGCATACAAACAGTTATGATTACTGGAGATTATAAAGAAACTGCCTTTGCCATAGCTAAAGAACTTGGCATGGCAGATACAATAGATCAAGCTATGATGGGTGAAGAATTAAATAAAATCTCAGATGAAGAACTAAAAGAAGTAGTAAAAGATATAAAGGTCTATGCTAGAGTCTCCCCTGAACATAAGGTAAGGATAGTTAGTGCATTAAAAGCTAATGGCGAAATAACTGCGATGACTGGAGATGGAGTAAACGATGCATTGGCTTTAAAAAGAGCAGATATTGGTGTATCAATGGGAATTACAGGTACAGATGTAGCTAAAAATACTGCAGAATTGATTTTAACAGATGACAACTTTGCTTCCATTGTATCTGCTGTAGAAGAAGGTAGAATAATATATAGCAATATTAAGAAGTTTGTTTTCTTCCTATTATCATGTAATATAGGAGAGATATTTCTAGTATTTGCAAGTATATTATTTAATCTACCAGTACCACTTTTACCTATTCAATTATTATGGCTAAATTTAGTTACAGATAGTTTTCCTGCCCTTGCTTTAGGTATGGAAAAAGGTGATCCTGATATTATGAAAATATCTCCTAGGAATCCAAAAGAACCTATACTAAATAAATCCATGTTAATAGGAATAATTATTCAGAGTATAGCTGTAGGCGGAGCTTCATTATTAGCTTATAAATGGGGTCTTGCAACTTATCCAGGAGATATTGATAAAGCGAGAACTATTACCTTCGCAGCTTTAATAATTGCCGAACTATTACGTGCTTATTCTAGTAGATCACAAAGACATACATTATTTAAAATAGGATTCTTTACAAATAGAACTTTGGTATATGGTACACTGTTTTCCTTTATATTATTACTTGTTGTACTGTATGTACCGTTTATACAACCTATATTTAATACTTTCTCACTTGGTATAAAGGATTGGTTGGCAATTCTTGAATACGCCTTTATTCCTCTAATAGTAGGAGAACTAAGTAAATTAATAATTAAAAAGTAG
- the rlmH gene encoding 23S rRNA (pseudouridine(1915)-N(3))-methyltransferase RlmH — protein MNIRIIAVGKIKEKYIQEGIKEFSKRLSRYCSLSIVEIEDEKAPETLSEKEMEIVKNKEGERILAKIPPNSFIISLEIEGKLLSSEDLSKKIDDLMINGINDITFVIGGSLGLSQEVRNRSDFKLSFSKMTFPHQLMRLILLEQVYRGFRIMKGEPYHK, from the coding sequence ATGAATATAAGAATTATTGCAGTAGGAAAGATAAAAGAGAAATATATACAAGAAGGAATAAAGGAATTTTCAAAGAGATTATCAAGGTATTGCTCATTGAGTATAGTAGAAATTGAAGACGAAAAAGCACCTGAAACTTTATCTGAAAAGGAAATGGAAATAGTAAAAAATAAGGAGGGAGAAAGAATATTAGCCAAAATTCCCCCAAATTCCTTTATTATTTCCTTGGAAATAGAAGGAAAACTATTATCTTCTGAAGATTTGTCGAAAAAGATAGATGATTTAATGATTAATGGAATAAATGATATTACCTTTGTTATAGGCGGATCCTTAGGATTATCTCAGGAAGTAAGGAATAGAAGCGATTTTAAACTTTCATTTTCAAAAATGACCTTCCCCCATCAGTTGATGAGGCTTATTTTACTAGAGCAAGTATATAGGGGATTTAGGATAATGAAGGGTGAACCGTATCATAAATAA
- a CDS encoding trypsin-like peptidase domain-containing protein, whose translation MDDYNYYSYNRPPKKNRVFSYILVALIAAIIGGIFGSYIAPTYLYGKLLPVPELYQRQETSPINQITITPTEGITPVTAAAKKAIGSVVGITTVQEMRELFWSRDVEGVGSGVIIDSNGYILTNSHVIGDGKAKSISVLIENRDKIQGKVLWYDSSLDLAIVKVEAKDLQVAELGDSDILDVGQLAVAIGNPLGLDFQRSVTSGVISGLHRSIRVDEYNIIEDLIQTDASINPGNSGGPLLNSEGAVIGINTAKVKTGEGLGFAIPINLIKPIAEQVIKEGKFSSVYIGFQGTEVERFEREFGTKLGINSGVVIIEILQNSPAEKANLEVLDIITKIDNQKVENMTQLRKILYKYKIGDKTVLTINRNGQNMEVQIEFIKF comes from the coding sequence ATGGATGATTATAATTATTATAGCTATAATAGGCCACCTAAGAAAAATAGAGTTTTTTCATATATCCTAGTGGCATTAATAGCAGCTATAATCGGGGGGATATTTGGCTCTTATATAGCACCTACGTATTTATATGGAAAACTTCTCCCTGTACCAGAATTATATCAAAGACAAGAGACAAGTCCTATAAATCAGATAACTATTACTCCAACAGAAGGTATAACTCCAGTGACAGCTGCTGCAAAAAAAGCAATAGGTTCAGTAGTAGGTATTACTACAGTTCAAGAAATGAGAGAATTGTTCTGGTCAAGAGATGTGGAAGGAGTAGGTTCAGGAGTAATTATAGACTCAAATGGATATATACTAACTAATTCCCATGTTATTGGAGATGGTAAAGCAAAGTCAATATCAGTACTAATAGAAAATAGAGATAAAATTCAAGGAAAGGTTTTATGGTATGATTCTTCTCTTGATTTAGCTATAGTAAAAGTAGAAGCTAAAGATTTACAAGTGGCAGAATTAGGAGATTCTGATATACTTGATGTAGGTCAATTGGCAGTTGCCATAGGAAATCCATTGGGCTTAGATTTTCAAAGGTCTGTAACATCAGGAGTAATTTCTGGACTTCATCGTTCCATTAGAGTAGATGAATACAATATTATCGAAGACTTAATTCAAACAGATGCATCTATAAACCCAGGAAATAGTGGTGGTCCCCTTTTAAATAGTGAAGGCGCTGTAATCGGTATAAATACTGCAAAGGTAAAGACAGGGGAAGGATTGGGGTTTGCCATTCCAATAAATTTAATAAAACCCATAGCAGAACAAGTTATTAAGGAAGGCAAATTTAGCAGTGTTTATATTGGTTTTCAAGGGACAGAAGTGGAGAGATTTGAAAGAGAATTTGGTACTAAATTAGGCATTAATAGTGGAGTAGTGATTATAGAAATATTACAGAATTCTCCAGCAGAAAAAGCTAATTTAGAGGTTTTAGATATAATAACCAAGATTGATAATCAGAAGGTTGAAAATATGACTCAATTAAGAAAGATACTTTACAAATATAAAATTGGAGACAAAACAGTTCTGACAATCAATAGGAATGGTCAAAATATGGAAGTACAAATAGAATTTATAAAATTTTAA
- a CDS encoding GIY-YIG nuclease family protein translates to MKSGKSIRIFLEEGKSNGIKTVELSNTNIIGYIVPRMKIGKYLNSQEWSRPGIYMLVGDEEKIYIGEADEVVNRIKTHINNKDYWTECLVFMSKDDYLTKTQVKYLESDFIAQVKEADRYLSDNKNIPNKPKISKADESEVVQFMDMIILILEALGYEFLTPRTIKGNSLIEDIKQDIYKYSIKGAVAMMEVVDNNYVMLKGSTVLKDIESRKSTRKSVVEDREKFVKKGVLKEKDNNLYELMDSIKFSSPSAAAIFVSGGSVNGRKAWKLGDKTLKDIENIDSN, encoded by the coding sequence TTGAAAAGTGGCAAGAGTATAAGGATTTTTTTAGAAGAAGGAAAATCTAATGGTATAAAAACAGTAGAGCTATCTAATACAAATATAATAGGATATATAGTGCCTAGAATGAAAATAGGAAAATATTTAAATAGTCAAGAATGGAGTAGACCAGGTATTTACATGTTAGTTGGAGATGAAGAAAAAATATACATAGGTGAAGCAGATGAAGTTGTGAATAGGATAAAAACCCATATAAATAATAAAGATTATTGGACAGAGTGTTTAGTATTTATGTCTAAAGATGATTATTTAACAAAGACACAAGTTAAATACTTAGAATCTGATTTTATAGCTCAAGTCAAGGAAGCAGATAGATACTTATCTGATAATAAAAATATACCTAATAAACCTAAAATATCTAAGGCGGATGAAAGTGAAGTAGTACAATTTATGGATATGATAATACTTATATTAGAAGCATTAGGTTACGAATTTTTGACACCAAGAACAATAAAGGGAAATAGCTTAATTGAAGATATTAAACAAGATATATATAAATATTCGATAAAAGGAGCAGTAGCAATGATGGAGGTAGTTGATAATAACTATGTTATGTTAAAAGGTTCGACAGTATTAAAAGATATTGAAAGTAGGAAGAGCACGAGGAAGTCTGTTGTTGAAGATAGGGAGAAATTCGTAAAAAAAGGAGTACTAAAAGAAAAAGATAATAATTTATATGAACTAATGGATAGTATAAAATTTTCTTCTCCTAGTGCAGCTGCAATATTTGTCTCAGGTGGCTCTGTAAATGGAAGAAAGGCATGGAAATTAGGAGATAAAACATTGAAAGATATTGAAAATATAGATAGTAATTAA